One genomic region from Flagellimonas oceani encodes:
- a CDS encoding PcfJ domain-containing protein, translating into MGRKFYKKPHNWRWQRFYGLKNSQTSLEEELEQYHLDKSGGHVHDMYWNNLRDPLAALNGYIPGFHCCVDCYYSDIGMGSQEDICEYNYQRVYEKVISRERTVQKLNVGDKLPWDSSLQKLQKTLVPGNQIEERLHSYFKDLNNLPDTMDKTVECLRKAIGDLSNIEIIRKAVGQEHGEFIAKWCSLLSPFWLRGPESWTPESGKHILDHLFTAYDVPSFLNKQWFPNTNGGFERNYIPFKWICWHLIIGQGGSLKNASEYFGWNISNKFQHFLKDAPNTDYPMESCLYAEIRRLGGNQQDFMRIMYSRSLVIDPTERTSDEAYRRFWKNTVVWLIRNRESISDEESNLIIDWALHRYTEATRNGNEAEFTWKGRTVNNVLAASEEYLASRYLPSWVGYQWEGHYWDWTFTDGKDNIWDFVELTNGKQLYEEGRIMRHCVGTYAGRCASGTSAIFSLKKNGNRAITIEISPKFRILVQCLGKGNRRPSEEESKVTKQWLSSVCSKDL; encoded by the coding sequence ATGGGCCGTAAGTTTTACAAAAAACCCCACAACTGGCGTTGGCAACGATTTTATGGATTGAAGAATTCCCAGACTTCTTTGGAGGAAGAACTGGAACAATACCATTTAGACAAATCTGGAGGCCATGTCCATGATATGTACTGGAACAACCTAAGGGACCCTTTGGCCGCTTTGAATGGTTATATTCCCGGTTTCCACTGTTGTGTTGATTGCTATTATAGCGACATTGGAATGGGAAGCCAAGAGGATATCTGCGAATACAATTATCAAAGGGTGTACGAGAAGGTCATCAGCCGGGAAAGGACGGTTCAGAAGTTAAATGTCGGCGATAAGCTGCCTTGGGATTCAAGTCTACAAAAACTTCAAAAGACCTTGGTGCCGGGAAACCAAATCGAGGAAAGACTGCACTCCTATTTTAAGGATTTGAATAATCTACCAGACACTATGGACAAGACCGTGGAATGCCTACGAAAAGCGATTGGTGATCTATCAAATATTGAAATAATCAGAAAGGCGGTAGGCCAAGAACATGGGGAGTTTATTGCAAAGTGGTGCAGTTTGTTGTCCCCTTTTTGGTTGAGAGGTCCCGAATCTTGGACACCGGAAAGCGGAAAACACATCCTTGATCACCTTTTCACAGCATACGATGTACCCAGTTTTCTCAATAAACAATGGTTCCCAAATACCAATGGTGGCTTTGAAAGAAATTACATTCCCTTCAAGTGGATATGCTGGCACTTGATTATTGGACAAGGTGGAAGTCTTAAGAACGCGTCAGAATACTTTGGATGGAATATTTCCAATAAATTCCAGCACTTTCTTAAAGACGCACCCAACACCGATTACCCCATGGAATCATGTCTCTATGCAGAAATACGAAGGTTGGGAGGGAACCAACAGGACTTCATGCGCATTATGTACAGTCGTTCACTGGTGATTGACCCGACGGAACGGACGTCCGATGAGGCTTATCGCAGATTTTGGAAAAACACGGTGGTATGGTTGATTAGGAACCGAGAGTCAATAAGCGACGAGGAAAGCAACCTAATAATTGATTGGGCTCTTCATCGATATACTGAAGCGACTCGTAATGGTAATGAAGCGGAATTTACATGGAAAGGGAGGACGGTGAACAACGTGCTCGCGGCCAGCGAGGAATATTTGGCCTCCCGATACTTGCCCTCATGGGTAGGATACCAATGGGAGGGGCATTATTGGGATTGGACCTTTACGGACGGGAAGGACAATATATGGGATTTTGTGGAACTGACCAACGGCAAACAATTGTATGAAGAAGGACGGATTATGCGCCATTGTGTGGGAACCTATGCAGGAAGGTGCGCCTCGGGCACTTCGGCAATTTTCTCCCTGAAAAAGAATGGAAACAGGGCCATTACAATCGAGATAAGTCCAAAGTTCCGCATATTGGTACAGTGCTTGGGCAAAGGCAACAGAAGACCTTCGGAGGAGGAATCCAAAGTGACCAAGCAGTGGTTGTCAAGTGTCTGTAGCAAAGATTTATAG
- a CDS encoding FHA domain-containing protein, translating to MYLIYNTRSIPLEPGKKLTIGRNGHGAEIEVDGGRVSREHAQIERRSEGVFIIDLESANGTKVNEKRLQPNVWSSLKPGDMVNIASLTFYLSTEKPTQKKEQEEIERQGPSDFKQKIMAKGVLKVGRQKSNDLVLEDPTVTREHALLSYSQGSFWVEDLGSTNKTYLNGKEVKTKTKLNDSDTITISFYSITLGNGPRDLRKIKSAIMARAIQKKYPNNKIGLQDMSLDIHQSKFVALMGPSGCGKSTLLKCLNGENPATSGEVLIHGLSLAENFGLIKKKIGYVPQDDIVHRELTVYKTLFYAAKLRLPDDTTNEEINERIDKVISDLNLDQDKEKDIRTIKVGSLSGGQRKRVSIAVELLTEPTILFLDEPTSPLDPETIEGFLTSLKELAHNGTTIVMVTHKPEDLSYVDEVIFLGVQGHLVFKGSADLLTAHFEVGNIVEVYSKMSDFEVVGKFYQKPPKQSVPRTINQEIKKERKDSHWLQLFWLISRYFRIKVNDRGNLGLLLAQPVIIGGLVCLVFDKFQIGVLFLMAISGIWFGVSNAAKEIVGELPIYKRERMFNLAINTYILSKWAVLALIALIQTLIFVGIVYVNFKWNSHPDFEEIFLRSFWGSAAFMFYISVSASLIGLWLSATFNNTEKVMTVVPIALMPQIMLAGVMTKINNILVELLSFFTLGRWGTEGLARVQDGASPNLEGTVDTTQSVIATVALPPPANGVRDAPSSALRILDLYNEKLVDQGKLIGSLFDGFDRNLLAIAILSMLFYLLIFVSLKKKDAL from the coding sequence ATGTATTTAATTTACAATACGCGGTCGATACCCCTTGAGCCGGGGAAAAAGCTGACCATTGGAAGAAATGGACACGGTGCGGAGATTGAAGTGGACGGTGGAAGGGTCTCCCGGGAGCATGCCCAAATTGAAAGAAGATCAGAAGGGGTCTTTATCATCGACTTGGAGAGTGCCAATGGTACCAAGGTGAACGAAAAACGCTTGCAGCCCAATGTTTGGTCAAGTTTGAAACCAGGGGATATGGTCAATATCGCTTCTTTAACCTTTTACCTTTCCACTGAAAAACCTACCCAAAAAAAGGAACAAGAAGAAATTGAAAGACAAGGTCCATCCGATTTCAAACAAAAAATAATGGCGAAAGGGGTTTTAAAAGTTGGACGCCAAAAAAGTAATGACCTTGTTTTGGAAGACCCTACGGTGACCCGTGAACATGCCCTGCTGTCATATTCCCAGGGAAGTTTTTGGGTTGAGGACCTAGGATCCACCAATAAGACCTATCTAAACGGAAAAGAAGTAAAGACCAAGACAAAGCTGAACGACAGTGATACTATCACCATATCCTTTTACAGCATAACACTTGGTAATGGTCCCAGAGACCTAAGAAAAATCAAAAGTGCCATTATGGCCCGTGCCATCCAAAAAAAATACCCGAACAACAAAATCGGACTCCAAGATATGTCACTGGATATCCATCAATCCAAGTTCGTGGCATTGATGGGTCCCTCAGGTTGCGGAAAATCAACTTTATTAAAATGTCTCAATGGGGAGAATCCCGCCACTTCTGGGGAAGTACTGATTCATGGACTTTCGCTGGCAGAAAATTTTGGCTTAATCAAAAAAAAGATAGGATACGTACCACAGGATGATATTGTCCATAGGGAACTGACCGTTTACAAGACCTTGTTCTATGCCGCCAAATTGCGTTTACCGGATGATACGACCAATGAAGAAATCAATGAAAGAATAGACAAGGTCATCTCCGATCTAAATCTGGACCAAGACAAAGAGAAAGATATTCGGACTATAAAAGTAGGTAGTCTATCTGGCGGTCAACGCAAGCGTGTCTCCATTGCCGTGGAACTTTTGACCGAACCTACCATCCTCTTTTTGGATGAACCCACCTCTCCACTGGATCCTGAAACTATAGAGGGTTTCTTGACCAGCTTAAAAGAATTGGCACACAATGGGACTACTATAGTCATGGTCACCCACAAACCAGAAGACCTCAGTTATGTGGATGAGGTCATATTTCTGGGAGTACAGGGGCATTTGGTCTTTAAAGGATCAGCGGATTTATTGACAGCCCATTTTGAAGTGGGCAATATTGTAGAGGTTTACAGCAAAATGAGCGATTTCGAGGTGGTTGGTAAGTTTTATCAAAAACCGCCCAAGCAAAGTGTGCCTAGGACGATTAACCAGGAAATCAAAAAAGAGCGGAAAGACTCCCATTGGCTGCAATTGTTTTGGTTGATTTCCAGGTATTTCAGAATCAAGGTCAACGACAGGGGGAACCTCGGACTTCTCTTGGCACAACCTGTTATTATAGGTGGGCTTGTTTGTTTGGTCTTTGACAAGTTCCAGATAGGGGTTCTTTTCTTGATGGCCATTTCAGGGATTTGGTTCGGAGTCAGTAATGCCGCCAAGGAAATTGTCGGGGAACTTCCCATTTACAAAAGGGAGCGCATGTTCAATTTGGCCATCAATACATATATTCTTTCCAAATGGGCGGTTCTTGCGCTCATCGCACTGATTCAGACCCTAATTTTTGTGGGCATTGTGTATGTTAACTTTAAGTGGAACTCCCACCCCGACTTTGAAGAGATATTCCTTCGCTCGTTTTGGGGAAGCGCGGCATTCATGTTCTATATCTCCGTTTCGGCGTCACTCATAGGGCTTTGGCTCTCAGCGACCTTCAACAATACTGAAAAGGTGATGACAGTGGTGCCCATTGCATTGATGCCACAGATTATGTTGGCAGGGGTAATGACCAAAATAAACAATATCCTTGTGGAACTGTTGAGCTTTTTCACTTTGGGAAGATGGGGCACCGAGGGATTGGCACGGGTACAGGACGGGGCATCCCCGAATTTGGAAGGCACTGTCGATACCACACAATCCGTAATTGCTACAGTGGCACTGCCCCCTCCTGCCAACGGGGTACGGGATGCCCCTTCCTCAGCCCTTCGAATATTGGACCTTTATAATGAAAAACTGGTGGACCAAGGAAAATTGATAGGAAGTCTCTTTGATGGGTTTGATAGGAACCTTCTGGCCATCGCCATTCTCAGCATGCTTTTTTACCTGCTGATTTTCGTATCACTTAAAAAGAAGGATGCCCTATGA
- a CDS encoding AraC family transcriptional regulator, translated as MQQPMIGKLIVSLFLMGMGTLWAQDPTGQVDSLLGLEYYVLFERIRSSGKDTIARGSYLKAYLEKAKKENNATQWVQGYKNYLHRSSGKARLAYADSMVSTAKSVMDTALIGSTYLTKGIVFYSEKEYKRALENYLLADEYLARIDDAYLHHKLQYNIALVKYYTEHYDEAVVLLNKGLGYFKEHSVPGYLNSLLLLGRCHQQMENYGLSRKVNTLGMEEGQRLEFHSLDRYFVQSEGINYALQGDYPMAIKYLDSGLQLIRYKGNDFANEVLTGFYLGRCHWASGQRERAVRYFKQVDTVFMERNYIKAELLGAFSYLAEYYGAQDRPDLQLAYLNRHISAIDFLREQHQYLDDRVKHGYDLKSIQREKQHILGMLSVRERQKNIGVGVVVLLSILMLWLAWHYRRTRKLYQKRFEAILAGENPPARKPEKIHSVPSHPLDISREKIDAVLVRLERFEVRRDFLDPKMSAGKLAVLVEVNGKYLSQIITHYKGKRVTEYINDLRVDHIIEQMKIDQKLARYSNRSLAGEAGFNSERTFIKAFKSRVGITPMFFMERLRTK; from the coding sequence ATGCAGCAACCGATGATTGGAAAACTGATCGTTTCCCTGTTCCTCATGGGCATGGGCACCCTATGGGCCCAAGATCCTACGGGACAGGTCGATTCCCTATTGGGACTGGAATATTATGTGCTGTTTGAACGGATCAGAAGCTCAGGGAAGGATACTATAGCCCGCGGTAGTTATCTGAAGGCCTATCTGGAGAAGGCCAAGAAAGAAAACAATGCCACCCAGTGGGTGCAAGGCTATAAAAACTACCTTCACCGTTCTTCTGGCAAGGCCAGGCTCGCGTATGCGGACAGTATGGTTTCCACCGCCAAATCCGTCATGGACACTGCCTTGATCGGCTCCACTTATCTCACCAAGGGAATTGTGTTCTACAGCGAAAAAGAGTACAAACGGGCCTTGGAGAATTACCTCTTGGCCGATGAGTACCTGGCCCGTATCGATGATGCCTACCTGCACCATAAGCTTCAGTACAATATCGCCCTGGTCAAATACTACACCGAGCATTATGATGAGGCGGTCGTTTTGCTCAACAAGGGACTAGGGTATTTTAAGGAGCACAGTGTGCCCGGTTACCTCAATTCCCTGTTGCTCCTCGGGCGTTGTCACCAGCAGATGGAAAATTATGGCCTGAGCCGTAAGGTCAATACCTTGGGGATGGAAGAGGGGCAACGGCTGGAATTTCACAGCTTGGACAGGTATTTTGTACAGTCCGAGGGCATCAATTATGCCCTTCAGGGCGACTATCCCATGGCGATAAAGTATCTGGACAGCGGTCTACAGTTGATACGGTACAAGGGCAACGATTTTGCCAATGAGGTATTGACCGGGTTTTACTTGGGACGCTGCCATTGGGCATCGGGACAACGGGAAAGGGCGGTGAGATATTTTAAGCAGGTGGATACGGTCTTTATGGAGCGGAACTATATCAAGGCTGAACTGCTGGGAGCCTTTAGTTACCTAGCGGAATACTACGGAGCCCAAGATAGACCTGATCTTCAGTTGGCCTATCTGAACAGGCATATTTCGGCCATTGATTTTTTACGGGAACAGCACCAATACCTGGATGATAGGGTCAAGCATGGTTATGACCTAAAAAGTATCCAACGGGAAAAACAACACATTCTCGGGATGTTAAGCGTCAGGGAGAGACAGAAAAACATCGGTGTTGGGGTAGTGGTACTATTGTCCATCCTGATGCTTTGGTTGGCTTGGCACTACCGACGTACCCGAAAGCTGTACCAAAAAAGGTTTGAGGCCATCCTTGCCGGGGAAAACCCACCTGCCCGTAAGCCGGAAAAAATCCATAGTGTTCCATCACATCCTTTGGATATATCCCGGGAGAAGATAGATGCCGTATTGGTCCGTCTGGAACGTTTTGAAGTCCGTCGGGATTTTCTCGACCCCAAAATGTCCGCGGGTAAACTGGCGGTCCTGGTCGAAGTGAACGGAAAGTACCTGTCCCAGATCATTACCCACTATAAGGGAAAACGGGTAACAGAATACATCAATGATCTTAGGGTGGACCATATCATTGAACAAATGAAAATAGATCAAAAGCTGGCCCGTTATAGCAATCGTTCCCTTGCCGGGGAAGCGGGCTTCAATAGTGAACGCACCTTTATCAAGGCCTTTAAATCCCGGGTGGGCATTACCCCGATGTTCTTTATGGAGCGGTTAAGGACAAAATAA
- a CDS encoding tetratricopeptide repeat protein, whose translation MKKFVLIVFLMALVPNIAMAKRVRGLFGKSERIEKIMDVDIKGSNGEDLYLGYKTTSQFFFMGVYIKDDGYVLGIKGKFGSYYPLDNQQLLSFQENGSLPNPLPSYEIPFTDWLWGFSLWILMVILAVIWFFPKSGKSLYERGCTYYFGKNVKVDYSKAFAYFQKSAKKKYAPAIFNLGIMHLKGQGVPKDNQKAVPLFEQASDIGNTNANVTLGNLYYEGVEIPKDLGKAKVWFNKACGQGHDGACKMVAHIQEQH comes from the coding sequence ATGAAAAAATTTGTTTTGATAGTATTCTTAATGGCCCTCGTTCCAAACATAGCCATGGCCAAAAGGGTCAGGGGTCTTTTCGGAAAAAGCGAACGCATAGAAAAAATTATGGATGTTGACATAAAGGGTTCGAATGGGGAAGATCTTTATTTAGGATATAAGACCACTTCCCAATTCTTCTTTATGGGAGTCTACATAAAGGATGATGGCTACGTTTTGGGCATTAAAGGAAAGTTTGGATCGTACTATCCACTGGATAACCAACAACTTTTATCCTTTCAAGAAAACGGTAGTCTCCCGAATCCTCTGCCGTCTTACGAAATACCATTTACGGATTGGCTATGGGGTTTTTCTCTTTGGATATTAATGGTAATATTGGCGGTGATTTGGTTCTTTCCAAAAAGCGGAAAGTCCCTTTATGAAAGGGGTTGTACATACTATTTTGGAAAAAATGTCAAAGTAGACTATTCCAAGGCTTTTGCATACTTTCAAAAATCGGCAAAAAAGAAATATGCCCCGGCGATATTCAATTTGGGAATCATGCACCTCAAGGGCCAGGGAGTGCCCAAAGACAATCAGAAAGCCGTTCCGCTATTTGAACAAGCATCGGATATAGGAAACACCAATGCAAATGTGACATTGGGCAACCTCTACTATGAAGGGGTGGAAATTCCGAAAGACTTGGGCAAGGCAAAGGTATGGTTCAACAAAGCTTGTGGACAAGGCCATGATGGGGCATGCAAAATGGTGGCTCATATCCAAGAACAACATTGA
- a CDS encoding M48 family metallopeptidase has product MKPTFSTLLVILLFKWSGAQELPLDKLDEAIAVYTSKVEDAALLNNCGHAFDGPAFLLKQAENNWLDFALYISSNSKSSIGREIYSRYVLLGQLDNTHFAKEKVEEILQKISKNVSRKGINYKLSILKSDEINAFATLGGYLYITTGLLDFVDSYDELAFIIGHEVAHEDRLHTQRKVTKLTLSTDLGDMTRMEGFAEIASKINKTLAPPFDQIDEYEADKVGFELAKAAGYDVNRFADFFKKLERYEKQDLLRKLTSTHPFAEHRKNCIHSYIDNNR; this is encoded by the coding sequence ATGAAACCAACCTTTTCCACTCTTCTAGTCATTCTCCTTTTTAAATGGTCCGGTGCACAGGAACTGCCCTTGGATAAACTTGACGAGGCCATAGCCGTCTACACCTCCAAAGTTGAAGATGCAGCCTTGTTGAACAACTGTGGCCATGCATTTGATGGCCCCGCCTTTCTATTGAAACAGGCGGAGAACAATTGGCTTGATTTTGCACTCTATATCAGCAGTAATTCCAAAAGCTCCATCGGCAGGGAAATTTACAGCCGATACGTCTTGTTGGGCCAATTGGACAACACCCATTTTGCCAAGGAAAAGGTCGAGGAAATCCTACAAAAAATCTCAAAGAACGTTTCCCGTAAAGGGATAAACTACAAATTGAGCATACTTAAATCGGATGAAATCAATGCTTTCGCCACTCTTGGTGGCTATCTCTATATCACTACCGGACTATTGGACTTTGTGGATTCCTATGACGAACTGGCCTTCATCATTGGTCATGAGGTTGCCCATGAGGACCGATTGCACACCCAGCGTAAAGTGACCAAGCTCACACTCTCCACTGATCTAGGGGATATGACCCGAATGGAAGGTTTTGCGGAAATAGCTAGTAAAATCAACAAAACACTGGCCCCGCCCTTTGATCAAATTGACGAATATGAGGCCGACAAAGTCGGCTTTGAGCTTGCCAAGGCCGCAGGTTACGATGTGAACCGGTTTGCGGATTTCTTCAAAAAATTGGAGCGATATGAAAAACAGGATTTGCTAAGAAAGCTTACTTCGACACACCCCTTTGCAGAACATAGAAAGAACTGCATACACTCCTACATAGACAACAATAGATAA
- a CDS encoding RNA polymerase sigma factor, which yields MTDQELLSQLKSGNEECLGQLYAHLGMVKSWICRNNGNEEDALDVFQEAIIVFYKNVISGKYEQRSKISTYLFEISKRQWLNQLNRRKRHEQPREANGFESKFEEELIYEVTHRGPRLKDYLGRAMSRLGEPCKSLLETAIFLGMRMEDIAERFNYSSARSASQQKLRCLKKLRSSISYEDIIALEQ from the coding sequence ATGACTGACCAAGAACTTTTAAGCCAGCTAAAATCAGGTAACGAGGAATGCCTTGGGCAGTTATATGCCCATTTGGGGATGGTAAAAAGCTGGATTTGCAGAAACAATGGGAACGAGGAAGATGCGCTCGATGTGTTCCAAGAAGCGATAATCGTCTTTTACAAGAATGTCATATCGGGAAAATACGAGCAAAGAAGTAAAATAAGCACATACCTGTTTGAAATTTCCAAAAGACAGTGGCTTAACCAACTCAACCGAAGAAAGCGCCACGAGCAACCTAGGGAAGCCAATGGTTTTGAAAGCAAGTTTGAAGAAGAACTGATATATGAGGTTACCCACCGAGGGCCCAGATTAAAGGATTATTTGGGCAGGGCCATGTCACGCTTGGGGGAACCGTGCAAATCCCTTCTGGAAACCGCTATTTTTTTGGGCATGCGCATGGAGGATATCGCCGAAAGGTTCAACTACTCAAGCGCCCGGTCGGCAAGCCAGCAAAAATTAAGATGTCTCAAAAAGCTAAGGTCCAGCATTTCGTACGAGGACATAATCGCTTTAGAACAGTAA
- a CDS encoding WG repeat-containing protein: MEKRDKILAPALVRGKWGYINKACDFEIPLQFDRAFGFYEGLAKVVLGEKCGFINTVGEFVIPPIFDIDGSYNFFNDGFVKLKLEEKSFIANTDGEEIDVNKFEEIYGFSEGLAAVKTNGKWGYINKLGEMVIPPKYSTTYEFQEGLAEVELNGKWGYIDKIGNEIISLKYTDASEFSEGLARVEFGNGYGFIDKRGNETIPGKYEHASIFSEGRVAVAKDKYWGYLDAQGNPITEFKYNEEPPFHYVLNEPQAFSEGLAAVQFSNKYGFINRDGIEVIPFKFSMTHGFKDGFAFVVNSLGGFINSYGDEVVPLRYWEAKRFSYGLAPVKFEKKWGAVNTDGEEVIPISLDYLGIFRKCSSPFERIKE, encoded by the coding sequence ATGGAAAAAAGAGACAAAATCCTTGCCCCGGCTCTCGTTCGCGGAAAATGGGGATATATCAATAAAGCGTGCGATTTTGAAATACCGCTCCAATTTGATAGGGCCTTTGGTTTTTATGAAGGCTTAGCGAAGGTAGTGCTTGGAGAAAAATGCGGCTTCATAAATACTGTGGGAGAATTCGTGATTCCTCCCATTTTTGACATAGATGGTTCCTATAATTTTTTTAATGATGGTTTTGTCAAGTTAAAACTAGAAGAGAAGTCCTTCATAGCAAATACAGATGGAGAAGAAATCGACGTAAATAAATTTGAAGAAATTTATGGGTTTTCAGAAGGTCTGGCCGCGGTCAAAACAAATGGAAAATGGGGATACATCAATAAACTTGGCGAAATGGTCATACCCCCAAAGTATAGCACTACCTACGAATTTCAAGAAGGTTTGGCCGAAGTCGAATTAAATGGGAAATGGGGCTACATCGACAAAATAGGTAACGAGATCATTTCTTTAAAGTATACCGATGCCTCGGAATTTTCAGAAGGTTTGGCCCGTGTAGAATTTGGAAACGGTTATGGTTTTATAGACAAGAGGGGCAATGAAACAATTCCTGGCAAATATGAGCATGCCAGTATATTTTCTGAGGGCAGGGTTGCCGTGGCGAAAGATAAATATTGGGGATATCTTGATGCCCAAGGAAATCCCATTACTGAATTTAAATATAATGAGGAACCCCCATTCCATTATGTGCTCAATGAACCCCAAGCTTTTTCTGAAGGCCTGGCAGCGGTTCAATTCAGTAACAAATATGGTTTCATCAATAGAGATGGAATCGAGGTCATACCATTCAAGTTTTCTATGACTCATGGTTTTAAAGACGGGTTTGCTTTCGTTGTAAATTCCCTTGGAGGCTTTATAAATAGTTATGGGGACGAGGTAGTTCCTTTAAGGTACTGGGAAGCCAAAAGGTTTTCCTACGGTTTGGCCCCGGTCAAATTTGAAAAAAAATGGGGCGCGGTCAATACCGACGGCGAAGAAGTCATTCCTATAAGCCTTGATTATTTGGGAATTTTCAGAAAATGCAGCTCACCCTTTGAACGGATAAAAGAATAG
- a CDS encoding helix-turn-helix domain-containing protein, whose product MGRSDSHGKQPVAGLVILFIKESKQVSTVHTQFGRLHALLFLVKKGRIQIVIEQVARMLYPGRLLLLPQGRNWFLQQSLSPIEMGIVGLDSKQIHVDTSRALPMSLFKYWERQPRTLDLKTKELHWLLKLFVILKAKIHPTTPSPVHGIVLRYGLHMLLWELDRLIQKEKPVTSIMHTAGHFLVLQFMELLARHYSSQHQVGFYAKRLRVTPDHLSRVIKKNTGRTAKDHIQQLLTQEAKVLLNGPRSIKEIAYLLGFNTAYAFSKFFKRNASVSPTSYRKQHRKSPNDPR is encoded by the coding sequence TTGGGACGGTCAGATAGCCATGGAAAGCAACCGGTAGCGGGGCTGGTTATCCTTTTTATCAAGGAGAGCAAGCAAGTAAGTACGGTACATACCCAATTTGGCAGGCTGCACGCCCTGCTGTTTCTTGTCAAAAAAGGGCGGATCCAAATAGTAATTGAGCAAGTCGCCCGGATGCTTTATCCTGGCCGACTCCTTTTACTGCCCCAAGGGAGAAATTGGTTCCTCCAGCAATCCCTTTCCCCTATTGAAATGGGCATTGTTGGCCTTGATTCAAAACAGATTCATGTAGATACCTCCAGGGCATTGCCCATGAGCTTATTTAAGTATTGGGAGCGACAGCCCCGTACCTTGGACCTTAAAACCAAAGAACTGCATTGGTTGTTGAAACTCTTCGTAATCCTCAAGGCCAAGATCCATCCTACTACTCCCTCCCCTGTCCATGGAATTGTCCTTCGCTATGGACTCCATATGCTATTGTGGGAACTGGACCGTTTGATTCAAAAAGAAAAACCTGTGACATCTATCATGCACACCGCCGGACATTTTTTGGTATTGCAATTTATGGAATTGCTCGCCCGCCATTACAGCTCTCAGCACCAAGTAGGTTTTTATGCCAAGCGTCTTCGGGTTACACCGGACCACCTCTCCAGGGTCATCAAAAAGAATACGGGCCGAACGGCCAAGGACCATATCCAGCAGCTCTTGACGCAAGAGGCCAAAGTACTGTTAAACGGCCCGAGATCCATCAAGGAAATTGCCTATCTGCTCGGGTTCAACACCGCCTATGCGTTCAGTAAGTTCTTTAAGCGCAATGCATCCGTATCCCCAACATCCTACCGTAAACAGCACCGGAAGAGCCCAAATGACCCAAGATAA